A single genomic interval of Xyrauchen texanus isolate HMW12.3.18 chromosome 48, RBS_HiC_50CHRs, whole genome shotgun sequence harbors:
- the LOC127639400 gene encoding uncharacterized protein LOC127639400 isoform X1, giving the protein MYFTAMKMKELCILFAVIVIVDVVSAADEQISVSVNVGDSLTLHTGYIRKPEDKINWYFEDNRIAQISGNVMKICTDEHCDERFRDRLQMNNQTGDLTITNITTEHTGNYLLQIISSNFSEKIFNFTVQAGVSGTDVIKEVKEGESVSLDSGVTETLNDWITWYFNGIRIAQINGNPSEACTDVQCDTGNERLRERLKLNHQTGSLTIINTRITDTGEYQLEITSSSISHHRRSIIFSSRKTFSVTVINSGPSSGVIAGISVGVLLLVTAVVTAGVYHLCRRARHQGQTQPCYYQENDGVNPPPHQNDGLDSFDN; this is encoded by the exons ATGTATTTTACAGCGATGAAAATGAAAGAACTCTGTATTTTGTTCGCTGTGATTGTGATTGTGGATG TTGTTTCTGCAGCTGATGAGCAAATATCTGTGTCAGTGAATGTGGGGGATTCGCTCACTCTACACACTGGATATATAAGAAAACCAGAAGACAAGATTAATTGGTATTTTGAAGACAATCGTATAGCTCAAATCAGTGGAAATGTCATGAAGATCTGCACTGATGAACATTGTGAtgagagattcagagacagactgCAGATGAACAATCAGACTGGAGATCTGACCATCACAAACATCAcaactgaacacactggaaattATCTACTACAGATTATCAGCTCAAACTTCAGTGAGAAGATCTTCAATTTTACTGTCCAAGCTG gtgtttcTGGGACTGATGTAATTAAGGAGGTGAAGGAGGGAGAGTCTGTCTCTTTAGATTCTGGTGTAACTGAAACACTAAATGATTGGATCACATGGTATTTTAATGGTATTCGCATAGCTCAGATCAATGGGAATCCCAGTGAGGCCTGTACAGATGTGCAGTGTGATACTGGAAATGAGAGATTGCGAGAACGATTGAAGCTGAATCATCAGACCGGATCTCTTACCATCATAAACACCAGAATCACAGACACTGGAGAATATCAACTAGAGATCACCAGCAGCAGCATCAGTCATCATCGTCGCAGCATCATCTTCAGCAGCAGAAAGACCTTCAGTGTTACAGTCATTA ATTCAGGACCGTCTTCAGGTGTAATAGCAGGTATAAGTGTTGGTGTTCTGCTGCTCGTGACTGCAGTTGTGACTGCTGGAGTTTATCATCTCTGTAGAAGAGCAAGACATCAGG gTCAAACGCAGCCGTGTTATTATCAG GAGAATGACGGAGTGAATCCACCACCTCATCAGAATGACGGACTCGACTCGTTTGATAACTGA